In Dioscorea cayenensis subsp. rotundata cultivar TDr96_F1 chromosome 13, TDr96_F1_v2_PseudoChromosome.rev07_lg8_w22 25.fasta, whole genome shotgun sequence, the sequence TTGCGGGTTCTAATGGTTGAATTTAAAATAGACTTTGTGTTCAATGAGTATTCTTAATTATGTTGTTAGACCAAACTGGTGTATGATCTCTATTTGTGTCCATTTGTGTCTGGATTTCATTGGAAATTTAGTGAATCAATGCAGAGCATTTCTGTGCACTATTGTTGTCACAGATTCATCAAGGGATTGCACTGCTATTGAGAACTGGAAAAACATGCTGTATTGATAAATTAACTAGGTTTTCAATAGATTGATGATAGAAAAGCTTGGCTTGTAATTTTGATCAATGATTAGATTGTTGATTTCAGTTCGTTTGGTTCTTTTAGCAAGTCAAAGGGAATTCATGAAGGTTTCTTCAACAGAAAGATGAGGTCGATGTTATTGTTCATTGGGCGGACAAAGAATATGCTTATTTGAACAGAAAATTAGGATGCCAGCATGCAGATTTAGGTATTCACAATCTTCTTATAAGATGTGCTCTTTTATAGAATAACTTATCAAAAAgtcatttttcattaatttaaacaaGTAACTGAATGGTCGAAACTATCAGTTTTTGAATCACCAAGTCTGCCAAATGTTGATATTCCACAGCTCATTTACAGAAAATGGTCgaaactttatttaattttaattttcatcagCATTAACTTTAATCATCATATCATGTTGATGTCCACTTTGGTTTTAATCATATCTTATCATCAATCTAATCTTTTTATCAGCTTTGACAAATCATATGGCTGATGTTTCATCAAGTCATTATCTAAATATCTTCATCTtatcttcaattttaatttgcttTAACTTGTCAACAACTTTGTttattaaatggaaaaaaactaattaatggCCACATGATTTCTGCTGCTGAATTTCATGTTAATCTGATCATTCTGACATAACTTGTTGAGTTTTATACAATAATGCTTTAagacatatataatttttctgcAGGTTGTTTGCTGGGCTGAGTATAAATTGATTATTCGCATTACTCACAGCAGCAAAACtcttggtttaaaaaaaaaatggtggcTAAGATTCATTAGTTCATGTGATTAccatttaattgatttaatgaGTTTCTGATTATATGTACAACTGTTGATGCTCGGAGAATAAATGCATATGTCTTTTGGCAAATGGTGCTTTACTTTGATGTATTCAATTCGCGATCTCTCGAGTTCCGCAAAATGTTCAAGCTTATTATTGAATCTCGCTTGACATCATGAATAGGGATAGCAATCTAACCTTATCGTaacaaggaaaaatttcaaaaatttctaGTTGATATTGCAACTAGTGGGATAGAATGTTAGAAGCCATGATATTGAAGACCCGACATACCCTTTGCCACTCACATTTCATACAAGATCTCCCATCCTATTTTCTCCGTACTCACTtcttttagtttaattaatatcaaataCCTATGAATATCAATCTCCAATACTATATCAAGAgattgtcaattttgtttttgctgcTTAAGTTTAAAGAATGACTTAAATTATAATGTTATGGCCTCCCAATGTCAATAATGCATGGCCCTATGTAGCTTTAAAAGAGTTTTAGATAATTGTAAGATAGAGACAAATGGTTAATTGCAACTTGAAGACAGTCTAGCAATTAATTGTGTACTATGTTGCTTCccttaactttttctttttcttttttgttttttaaattgctTTTATGCTTTTCATTATGAACTCTGcttctaatattatttaaacTGGCAACCATTTGTGCAATCTTAAcatttaactttttataattttcatgatTCAACTGCTTGATTGTTCTATTGATTATGATTTTGCAATGTGCAACTGATTCCTCGAGTTTGGCTCCTTTAATAGATCCTTTGTAAGTTAATTTTACCCAGATTGTAATGCATATTTAATAGGTCAGCCTTACTTCCATGGTAAATAAATTCTGTCAGCCATGTTGGCTTTCTAAAGACTTGCagttttgtaattttcaaaatatatttaatttccagTAACATGCAGGGACCACCCAAATTCTTCCCAAAATGTAATACAAATTCAATTATATGTTTGATGGTTTCTACCAAAAAACTGAGTACTACCCGTTATATTTTACAGTGCTTATGGCAAGTGAAGGTGTGGCAAGTGAAAGTGTGGCAAGTGAAGGAAGACATGAAGCTAGGGCAAAGTGGAATGAAATTCACAAGGCTCACCTAGTAAAGTTATTAGGTGAGTATAATACTCATGCGTACCgttcacaaaatggatggaccaAAGAAGCATGGAACAAGATGGTACGTGACATGATAACCAAGTTTTCCAATCCAAGTATCACCACAAGCCAAGTCAAAGCATTAGAGCAAGAGTTGAAAAAAACTTACAAGCTTCTAAAAGGGTTTTCTGAATTAAGTGGGTTCGGATGGGATTATGAAAGACATATTGTGTACACTCCTGATGatgtttgggcaccactactagAGGTATGTACATACATAATGACTGGTTTCATTAATTACAACCatctaatttgaaaaaaatcaaacagaggAATAGAGATGCAAGGAAGTGGCATACTAGACCGTTTCCATATTTTATGCCATTGCAGGAGGTTTATGAGAGtaagcatatattttctaatattttacatttataaactTGTACTTCactaacaaattatatatttaaaatgtagGGAGATATGCTGAAGGCAAACGATCTCGTGGtatagaagattatgaagatatcTCCCAATCACCAGTGCACACCCCAACtccaagtgtttttactccaaaCGATTCAAGGCAACAATCACCTACACACAAGACTGAGGATGATGGTATCATGCAAGTGTTACCACCTAGTTCTCAACCACGGAATCCTCACACtcaaagttcaagcaatgaaattCTATGGggactaagagatcaagatggacatagaagaaaaagggagcGAAAAGGGAAAAAGCCGCAAGATTCATCATTCAATATGGATAAATACATTGCATTTCGAGAGCGCGAGAACAAAGAATATCTTGAAGTTCTCAAGGGCACTCAAGTAGTGGAGAAACACACAATAGAAGATTGCATGAAGGTGTTTAATGAAATGAGTGCCATTTTCACTGAAGAAGAAATGTTCAAAGCTacccaaattttcattaaagataAGAGTTATCGTGAACTCTTCTTATGTCTTCAGGAAGATCATAAAGTGCCATGGCTCAAAATGATGTTCTCTAAAATTGAGTAGAAGATGATTATGAACTTGttatcctgaacttgaatgttttcataagcACAATTTTTTTCCCATGAACTTGTTTTGATTATGAACATGTAATCTTGAACGTGTTAAAGTTGTTATGGGGATCTTTTCATTATGTGTAATTTTGAttgtatgtctttttttttgtttggcatGAATTTGTTCATAAGTATCCTTTTGTCTTGTAATATACTCTATAATGCTATTTCAGTATAGGCAATGGTTTCGAACAAGACCCAAGATTCATTCATCCAAAAGTGCTCTGCGATATAATGGATAAGAAACAATTTTATGATTGTCACACACCTATGGTTAGGCTCGGCGGTAGCTACAATAATCATTCCACttttgcattgctatttcatctcttttacgaGCACCTGCAGTTCGCTCAGAGTTCATGGTATCAACATCCTCTCCGTATGACTCATCTCCATTAGGAACAATAGTTTCTTCGGCTTCATTATCGAAATCCTCAACAACATCTGTACCATTATGTATACGGATGAAGTTATGCAACATACAAGCAGCAACCACTATATCAGTTTGAGAGTTTATTGGGTGGAAAGTTGCTACTTTAAGGATTGGAAACCTCATCTTCAAAATGCCGATGATGCGTTCAACATGATTCCGTAATGACACATGTCGCAAATGAAATAGTTCTTTATAATTGCCCGGTCTAGTTTGCGCTCGACCTTGCACTTGCAAATGGTACCGGACACCTCtatatggagcaataaaattcgGGGTATTAGCATATCCTGCGTCTACTAGATAATATTTACCCCGTGGGACTTCTAAACCTTGTTCAATCGAACGTTGGAGAATCCTAGCGTAGGAagcagaaccttcccaaccaaCTCGTACATATACAAAACGAAGATCAAAATCACATGCAACCATAACATTCTGTGATAACGTTTGCTTCCTGTTTCTGTAAGGATCTTGCTTATCCAAAGAAATCGTGAttggaatatgtgttccatcaatagcaccaacacaatcctaaaaaataaacaaacatataaacatttataaagacgaaaaaaattcacaataaacTTCATAGTATATAGATTTGcctaccttgaaatatgggaaaaattttCGGGTATTCTGAATAACTGGTGATGTCAGTGTCGATGGAGGTTCTATATATTCACGAGCAAGTCGATTAACAGCTTTAAGTACTTTACTAAAATATCGACTAACCGTTTCtgcagaatgttgaaatcgctcTTGCACATCACGGTTACTAGCATTATGAGCTAGAGTGTACATGAACATTGCTAGTTGCTCCTCGACTATTGTTTGTTTTGAGTTGCAGAGGAGAGATTTTTCTCTTAGACGATCAACcagtgcttgaaatatataaggctccatacgaaattctcttttgcaacgttcctcatgaccttgaagaatttcttcTACATATGCATCACTTGTAAGAATGGATGTGTGATGTTCTACATTGCTGGAAGGTGCTAAACATTCTCTTGACCAATTGTTGAGCATAAgtagatcatcttcttcatttcttttccgCCAAAGATTTAAGGAGTCCATGGTGAAACAATGGTTagaactatgaatttttttttcagttatgTGTATAATGCAAAGGAATCATGTTGTGTATAAATAGGGAAAAATGATAACGGCTATAATTATAACGACTATATTTACAACGGCTATATTTTAATggctatttttcaaaatttaattaccaATGGTTATAATCCAAcggttatatttattatgtaataattatttattatgcaaaacaaacactcattatataagaaaaaaatatgtaatattttttgtaatatttttttattttgttacccaaacattcattctgtaggaataaaatatgtcataatttctgtaataatcacttgcacttcctgCATAATAAAactatgtcatatttttttttttttgcatccaAACAGACCCTAAGTTAGAAATTATATTTGtactaaaaaattttgatatacAAAAGAGACACATCTATTTTTATCCCAATATTCACTgagaataaaatatatgaaggatatagatttttcaaaatattgggagagatatattaaaattagaaatacTCAAATAGCAAAACAAACGTTTTATTGAAATtgatcaatataaatatatgtcaagtagaaattattataaataataaaaaaatattatacagtAATTGTTGGGGCAAAATGGATTTTTACTAATGAATCCTATCAGGATTAAAGATagcaaatcaaatttaaataccTGATCTCCACCAAACGGCTAGGAGACTTATTCTATTGAACATATCTAACACAAGTAACAATAATCAAAACCCCATCAATAGTCATTCAAGCAGAAAAAGATATTTGATTTTgggtttataaataatatctatctagatgaaaaatatgaagtgttgcaatttttttttaagataaaaaaaattcttaaaaaaatccacaaaagaaaTGTTGGTATTATGTTTACTTTATGAGTAGTGTGACAGAATTTCTTAGTATTCCTCTAAACAGTTAATAATAGTTGAATAAAAACTATTAAGAAACTATCCAAAATGGCATGAGAAAACACaaataagaaacaatttaagaacaaaaatgagaatttcatataaatttcttaAAGAGTTATGTGGAGAAGCAAAGATATTAAGAAgagttaaaaaaatcaagaacttcAAATATATGTGCTCCTAGTTTAGAAAGATCTACTCAATCGGATGCATGGaaagaaaatacaaacaaaaaaatataaacaaaaaaacatatttaaaaaaccaTTTAAAAGAATTAGTAGAAAAAATTACATGAAAATTACCAAATGGTTTACAAAGGCAATATGGCTTGCTCAAATTAATGCCTAGtttatcaatatttaattaaaacatatctTCCATTGCAGAAAATGTCCACATAGtaaataatgttttaatatatgaccaaatattatgaatttattctttgatattacaataaatcataattataatgactaaatatcaaaaattatcttttccattagaaaaataaaaaaatttaaacataccCCAAATAATCTTCTataattctattattatttatcataagAATCATAAGAAATATACAAATCCTGAAAACAACCTTTTCTATAATTCTTTCATAAAACACTTCCACAAATCCTTGTCTCCACCACAACTGCTGACATTTTTGTGTGTTGaaaagaatataattattacgaatctaaatataaaaaaaaacatatgaaaaataacCCATCCATGATTTTCTTACAGAAagtcaaatacaaaatacataaGCAAAAAGCATAGTAAACAGCCGTATGAACCTCTaatattcacaaaacaaaaggacAGTTAAAAACACCCCATCCTTGTTATCAACCCTGCACAGCCAAAGCTTGCAAGTGCTCTATAAAAACTTGCAAGCTCACATCATCTGTAAATACAATCTCCGACCCATTCACCAACTGAGACTTCTGAGTAATAGACGGGTTAAGCCTCGCAAGCAAAAACCTTGCTTGGCTCCCATGCTGATTACATCGAATGAGCTTCGGCATAGGAATTCGATCCTCAACAAGTGCTTTCGCATCCAATTCCGGTGCCTCGAGTAGTTTTCTTAGGTTCTCATGGCTTGGATCTTTGTCATATCCAAGTTGTTTCCACTGTGCAATCTTTGAACCATAGTGAATCACTACATGGAAATACGAATCGAAGAGAAGAATAACATCAGGTCTGATTGAGCTGACATCAAGTAGCACAGGAATAGGCGGCCCATCGAGCGAGTACTGGAAAAGAGTAGGTTGGATCATGATAAGGGATCCGACAACCCCTTC encodes:
- the LOC120274600 gene encoding uncharacterized protein At2g29880-like — translated: MASEGVASESVASEGRHEARAKWNEIHKAHLVKLLGEYNTHAYRSQNGWTKEAWNKMVRDMITKFSNPSITTSQVKALEQELKKTYKLLKGFSELSGFGWDYERHIVYTPDDVWAPLLERNRDARKWHTRPFPYFMPLQEVYERRYAEGKRSRGIEDYEDISQSPVHTPTPSVFTPNDSRQQSPTHKTEDDGIMQVLPPSSQPRNPHTQSSSNEILWGLRDQDGHRRKRERKGKKPQDSSFNMDKYIAFRERENKEYLEVLKGTQVVEKHTIEDCMKVFNEMSAIFTEEEMFKATQIFIKDKSYRELFLCLQEDHKVPWLKMMFSKIE
- the LOC120274601 gene encoding uncharacterized protein LOC120274601, encoding MVACDFDLRFVYVRVGWEGSASYARILQRSIEQGLEVPRGKYYLVDAGYANTPNFIAPYRGVRYHLQVQGRAQTRPGNYKELFHLRHVSLRNHVERIIGILKMRFPILKVATFHPINSQTDIVVAACMLHNFIRIHNGTDVVEDFDNEAEETIVPNGDESYGEDVDTMNSERTAGARKRDEIAMQKWNDYCSYRRA